In Methylotenera mobilis JLW8, the following are encoded in one genomic region:
- a CDS encoding thioredoxin family protein, whose translation MVSLNPPVCNFGQPAVDFDLLGVDGKRYTLANSAGKNGLLVMFICNHCPYVKAIKTRLVDDCRELLQYGINTIAIQSNDTENYPEDSFERMMEEAKLFNFPFPYVLDETQEVAKAYGAVCTPDFFGFNADLELQYRGRFDAAGRRQSEENHPRDLFNAMKLIAETGEGPKEQIASIGCSIKWFPQESI comes from the coding sequence ATGGTTAGCTTAAACCCCCCAGTCTGTAATTTTGGTCAGCCAGCGGTAGATTTCGATTTATTAGGGGTGGATGGCAAGCGATACACGTTAGCAAATAGCGCAGGTAAAAACGGCTTGCTAGTGATGTTTATCTGTAACCACTGTCCTTATGTAAAGGCAATTAAGACTCGTCTGGTTGATGATTGCCGCGAGCTTTTGCAATATGGCATCAACACGATTGCGATTCAGAGTAATGATACGGAGAACTATCCTGAGGACTCATTTGAACGCATGATGGAAGAGGCTAAATTATTTAACTTTCCATTCCCTTATGTGCTGGATGAAACGCAGGAAGTGGCTAAAGCCTATGGTGCGGTATGTACTCCGGATTTCTTTGGTTTTAATGCAGATTTGGAGCTGCAATATCGTGGGCGCTTTGATGCCGCTGGCCGCCGTCAGTCGGAGGAGAATCATCCTAGGGATTTATTTAACGCAATGAAACTGATTGCAGAAACCGGTGAGGGGCCTAAAGAGCAAATCGCCAGTATCGGCTGTAGCATTAAGTGGTTTCCGCAGGAGTCTATTTAA
- a CDS encoding class I SAM-dependent methyltransferase — protein sequence MLEPASSWIVKFAPLIKSQGLVLDLACGSGRHAKWLAQQGYQVHALDRDPTVTSSMQGIDGIRITTIDLETAEPPTFEYSYDGIIVSRYLHRPLLSTLASLLKPGGILIYETFMQGNERFGKPSNPDFLLMPDELLNIYSPLLKVLAFEQGEVLEPRPAMLQRICAQKVA from the coding sequence ATGCTAGAACCTGCTTCATCATGGATAGTGAAATTTGCACCGCTTATCAAAAGCCAAGGGCTAGTATTAGACTTGGCATGCGGCAGTGGGCGGCATGCCAAATGGCTGGCACAGCAAGGCTACCAGGTACATGCGCTAGACCGCGACCCGACTGTCACTTCCAGCATGCAAGGCATTGATGGCATACGCATCACGACAATAGACTTGGAAACTGCTGAGCCGCCAACATTTGAGTACAGCTATGACGGCATTATCGTTAGCCGCTACTTACATAGACCACTACTTTCCACACTTGCTAGCTTGCTCAAACCGGGCGGTATACTGATTTATGAAACCTTTATGCAAGGCAACGAGCGCTTTGGCAAACCTAGCAACCCCGACTTTCTGTTAATGCCGGATGAACTACTCAACATCTACTCACCACTGCTTAAGGTGCTTGCTTTTGAACAAGGTGAAGTACTAGAGCCTAGGCCAGCTATGCTACAGCGCATTTGTGCGCAAAAGGTTGCATAA
- a CDS encoding 16S rRNA (uracil(1498)-N(3))-methyltransferase, with product MANLRFYTHSPLALGASVLLSESAAAHATRALRLSVGDDAILFNGDGVNYNCTLTEIKKNSVTAMVNGATAVHNESPLNITLVQAISSGDRMDFTIQKAVELGVKSIQPISSKRSVVKLSGERAEKRTEHWQNIAISACEQSGRAYVPKVLTPISLEQWLGNNPAANNTRILLNPIGAVRLNEIAKPTGEIQLLIGAEGGLSQEEIDLATAHNFQSIVLGPRILRTETAALTAIAAMQLAWGDF from the coding sequence ATGGCTAATTTGCGCTTTTACACCCACTCACCTCTAGCACTTGGTGCATCGGTTTTACTCTCCGAAAGTGCGGCCGCGCATGCAACCCGCGCACTACGCCTAAGCGTGGGTGATGATGCGATTTTGTTCAACGGTGATGGTGTCAATTACAACTGCACATTAACCGAGATCAAGAAAAATAGCGTGACGGCAATGGTAAATGGCGCCACCGCAGTGCATAACGAATCCCCGCTCAACATCACCTTGGTGCAAGCAATTTCCAGTGGCGATAGGATGGACTTTACCATTCAAAAAGCGGTAGAGCTGGGCGTAAAAAGCATCCAGCCCATTTCCAGCAAACGTAGTGTAGTCAAACTATCTGGTGAACGCGCAGAAAAACGCACTGAACACTGGCAAAATATTGCCATCTCGGCGTGCGAGCAATCCGGCCGCGCCTATGTACCCAAGGTACTTACCCCTATATCACTTGAACAGTGGCTAGGTAATAATCCTGCAGCTAATAACACACGCATTTTACTCAACCCAATTGGTGCTGTGCGCTTGAACGAAATTGCCAAACCTACGGGTGAAATTCAGCTATTGATCGGGGCGGAAGGCGGGTTAAGTCAGGAAGAAATTGACTTAGCTACTGCACATAATTTCCAATCGATTGTATTGGGGCCACGCATTTTACGTACAGAAACCGCCGCCTTAACTGCAATTGCAGCCATGCAACTAGCATGGGGGGATTTTTAA
- a CDS encoding AMP-dependent synthetase/ligase: MLRQNVVDYISPEAVVTLDGLFHERVRRSSQCVAYRYFDEGLGEWREMTWLSIMQQVVRWQQALLAEHLAVGDRVAIMLKNCPSWVAFDQAALGLGLVTVPLYVSDRAENIAHVLQDSGAKLLLVNSVGDWQAVHALGVDFKHLQRVVSCQPLPAGEDDACMRGLDAWLPPADVQGELQHRVADADALATIIYTSGTTGKPKGVMLTHRNLMCNAWDSLSYFAVYPHDVFLSFLPLSHALERMAGYCLPMMSGASVAFARSVQQLQDDLLKVRPTIIVTVPRIFERIQLALRNKLEAGPAYASRLFALAVKIGYSRFDYAQGRAKWQWLHLCWPILKCLVANKLQARLGGRLRLAVAGGAALSADSARTFIGLGVPIVQGYGLTETSPVISVNKAEDNVPSSVGHALPRVQVRLDVSGGLEVRGPSVMQGYWNNVDANEAIFTADGWLKTGDVASIDYTGRNTDRPFV; this comes from the coding sequence GTGTTAAGACAAAATGTTGTTGATTACATCTCGCCTGAGGCTGTCGTCACGCTAGATGGGTTGTTTCATGAGCGTGTCAGGCGCTCGTCGCAGTGTGTCGCTTATCGCTACTTTGATGAGGGGTTGGGTGAGTGGCGCGAGATGACATGGTTGTCCATCATGCAGCAGGTAGTGCGCTGGCAACAGGCTTTGCTGGCTGAGCATTTGGCAGTTGGTGACCGCGTTGCCATTATGCTCAAGAACTGCCCCAGTTGGGTCGCGTTTGACCAGGCTGCCTTGGGGTTGGGTTTGGTCACCGTGCCGCTTTATGTGTCAGACCGTGCTGAAAATATTGCGCATGTGCTGCAGGATTCAGGCGCAAAATTATTACTGGTGAATAGTGTCGGCGATTGGCAGGCGGTTCATGCGCTGGGTGTAGATTTTAAGCATTTACAGCGTGTGGTGAGTTGTCAGCCATTGCCTGCGGGTGAAGATGATGCTTGTATGCGCGGGCTGGATGCATGGCTGCCGCCTGCTGATGTGCAGGGTGAGTTGCAGCATCGCGTGGCAGACGCCGATGCACTGGCGACCATTATTTACACGTCAGGCACTACTGGCAAACCCAAGGGGGTGATGCTCACACATCGTAACTTGATGTGTAATGCTTGGGATTCGTTAAGCTACTTTGCCGTTTACCCACATGACGTGTTTCTCTCTTTCCTGCCGTTGTCGCATGCGCTGGAGCGGATGGCTGGTTACTGTTTGCCCATGATGTCTGGCGCCAGCGTCGCGTTTGCGCGCTCGGTGCAGCAGTTGCAGGACGATTTGCTTAAAGTGCGCCCCACTATTATCGTCACCGTGCCGCGTATCTTTGAACGGATTCAGTTGGCGTTACGTAATAAGTTGGAGGCTGGGCCGGCCTATGCGTCGCGCCTGTTTGCGCTGGCAGTGAAAATTGGATATAGCCGTTTTGACTACGCGCAAGGGCGGGCAAAGTGGCAATGGCTGCATTTGTGTTGGCCCATCTTAAAGTGCCTGGTGGCTAATAAATTGCAGGCACGTTTAGGCGGCCGTTTGCGTTTGGCGGTGGCAGGTGGTGCGGCATTGTCAGCCGATAGTGCGCGTACTTTTATCGGCTTGGGTGTGCCCATTGTGCAGGGTTATGGCCTAACGGAAACTAGCCCGGTGATTAGCGTCAATAAGGCGGAAGATAATGTACCTAGCAGCGTAGGGCATGCTTTGCCCCGCGTACAGGTGCGTTTGGATGTATCCGGCGGCTTAGAAGTGCGGGGCCCTAGTGTGATGCAGGGTTACTGGAATAATGTAGATGCAAACGAAGCCATATTTACCGCTGATGGCTGGCTAAAAACCGGGGATGTCGCCAGCATTGATTATACTGGCCGCAATACTGACAGACCCTTTGTTTGA
- a CDS encoding surface-adhesin E family protein yields MRKFIMIVLAVWSSLAQAEWTMIQTNDNGNMYIDFGSVQRTAGLVTVSTLSDYYVQQAKGELSSQWLELHDCKNKKFKALSIQYYADNMAKGAVLTTYRLPEAETGWSDVVPYSIGELKANVICSR; encoded by the coding sequence ATGCGTAAATTTATAATGATAGTGTTGGCAGTGTGGTCTAGTCTGGCGCAAGCTGAGTGGACCATGATACAAACTAACGATAATGGCAATATGTATATTGATTTTGGTTCGGTACAGCGGACCGCCGGTTTGGTCACGGTGTCCACCTTGAGCGACTATTATGTGCAGCAGGCGAAAGGTGAGCTATCGTCGCAGTGGCTGGAGCTGCATGACTGCAAAAATAAGAAATTTAAAGCGCTCTCAATTCAATACTATGCGGACAATATGGCAAAAGGTGCTGTGTTAACAACTTACCGTCTGCCAGAGGCAGAGACTGGCTGGTCAGATGTGGTGCCTTATAGCATAGGGGAGCTTAAAGCTAACGTAATATGTAGTCGTTAG
- a CDS encoding Gfo/Idh/MocA family protein, translated as MTQTEHKKLRWGILGAARVNERLLPAIVEAPNAQLVAIASRRAGAANATLQKYAPCHMSQVQCYDDMDALINDANVEAVYCPMANNEHAEWALKAINAGKHVLIEKPMALTVADIEAIEQAALKHGVKVMEGFMYRFHPQHARIQEIVASGLIGDVLSARASYSFLMREARMYRVAGSVAQGGGAMWDIGPYAIHSLRWVMGLGVGVNQVQPLEPQSVIAHAKLNAAGADIVTSGVLDFGRDAEGRALFGHFDVSFERSRKSEYEIIGTKGWVKCHAAWVFQNDVPVVSWATEDGKYAEERFAPSNHFNLEIEHFNDCVLNNKPTHLTFADAKANCKAIEAVLASVASQRLVKVD; from the coding sequence GTGACGCAGACCGAACATAAAAAATTACGCTGGGGCATACTGGGTGCTGCGCGTGTGAACGAGCGTTTGCTGCCGGCGATTGTGGAGGCACCTAACGCCCAGTTGGTTGCTATTGCTAGTCGCCGTGCTGGCGCGGCCAATGCTACCTTGCAGAAGTATGCGCCGTGTCATATGAGCCAAGTACAATGTTATGACGACATGGATGCACTGATTAACGATGCTAATGTTGAGGCTGTTTACTGCCCGATGGCTAATAATGAGCATGCCGAATGGGCGCTCAAGGCAATCAATGCCGGTAAGCATGTGTTGATAGAAAAGCCGATGGCGCTGACTGTTGCAGACATAGAGGCTATTGAACAAGCGGCACTTAAGCATGGCGTGAAAGTGATGGAGGGGTTTATGTATCGCTTCCATCCGCAACATGCGCGTATTCAGGAGATTGTGGCATCTGGCTTGATTGGCGATGTGCTGTCGGCGCGCGCCAGTTATTCATTCTTAATGCGTGAGGCGCGAATGTATCGGGTAGCCGGTAGCGTGGCGCAAGGTGGCGGCGCGATGTGGGATATCGGTCCTTATGCGATTCACTCATTACGCTGGGTGATGGGCTTGGGCGTTGGTGTGAATCAGGTACAGCCGCTAGAACCGCAGTCAGTGATTGCGCACGCTAAATTAAACGCAGCAGGTGCAGACATTGTGACCAGTGGTGTGCTGGATTTTGGCCGCGATGCAGAAGGTCGTGCGTTATTTGGTCATTTTGACGTGAGTTTTGAGCGTTCACGTAAGTCAGAGTATGAAATTATTGGCACTAAAGGCTGGGTGAAATGCCATGCAGCATGGGTGTTTCAGAATGACGTGCCAGTTGTGTCGTGGGCAACTGAAGATGGTAAGTATGCCGAAGAGCGCTTTGCGCCTAGTAACCACTTTAATTTGGAAATTGAGCATTTCAATGACTGTGTACTCAATAATAAGCCTACGCACTTAACGTTTGCCGATGCTAAAGCGAACTGCAAAGCCATCGAGGCGGTGTTGGCGTCAGTTGCATCTCAGCGTCTGGTTAAGGTCGATTAA